In the genome of Anomalospiza imberbis isolate Cuckoo-Finch-1a 21T00152 chromosome 29, ASM3175350v1, whole genome shotgun sequence, one region contains:
- the PSMB4 gene encoding proteasome subunit beta type-4 — translation MEVGAAPPPFWAGGPAPGQTYIPRALGHTGIAPRATGTGSAALPAGRTLSPMVTGASVLGLKFSGGVMLAADMVGSYGSLARFRGISRLLKVNDSTVLGASGDLADFQHLRQLLEQMVIDEELLGDGHSYSPRALHSWLTRVLYNRRSKINPLWNTVLIAGVYGGESFLGYVDMLGVAYEAPSLATGFGAYLAQPLLRAELERDRDRLPTREEARELLERCLRVLYYRDARSFNRYEVATVTEKGVELEGPLTLEANWDIAHLVRGFE, via the exons ATGGAGGTcggggcagcgccgccgccgtTCTGGGCCGGGGGTCCGGCCCCGGGACAAACGTACATCCCCCGGGCCCTGGGACACACCGGCATCGCCCCCCGGGCCACCGGCACCGGGTCCGCCGCGCTGCCCGCCGGCCGCACCCT GAGCCCGATGGTGACCGGCGCGTCCGTGCTGGGGCTGAAGTTCTCCGGGGGTGTGATGCTGGCCGCGGACATGGTGGGATCCTACGGATCCCTGGCACGATTCCGGGGGATCTCCCGGCTCCTCAAGGTCAACGACTCCACTGTGCTCGGAGCCTCGGGGGACCTGGCGGATTTCCAGCACCTGcggcagctcctggagcagatGGT GATcgatgaggagctgctgggggacGGGCACAGCTACAGCCCGCGGGCGCTGCACTCGTGGCTGACACGGGTGCTGTACAACCGGCGCTCCAAGATCAATCCCCTCTGGAACACCGTGCTCATCGCTGGCGTCTACGGCGGCGAGAG TTTCCTGGGATACGTGGACATGCTGGGCGTGGCCTACGAGGCGCCGTCGCTGGCCACGGGATTCGGGGCTTACCTGGCCCAG CCACTGCTGCGGGCGGAGCTGGAGCGGGACCGGGATCGGCTCCCGACGCGGGAGGAGGCgcgggagctgctggagcgCTGCCTGAGGGTGCTCTACTACAGGGATGCTCGGTCATTTAATAGG TACGAGGTCGCCACGGTGACGGAGAAGGGCGTGGAGCTGGAGGGACCCCTGACCCTGGAAGCCAACTGGGACATCGCCCACCTGGTCAG agGTTTCGAGTGA